In Rattus norvegicus strain BN/NHsdMcwi chromosome 3, GRCr8, whole genome shotgun sequence, a genomic segment contains:
- the Bpifb1 gene encoding BPI fold-containing family B member 1 isoform X1: MLKVACPSLDARYKAGSPNSPPRRGAGRPRTPAHSAMKMTNPWIVSLLLGATLVQANLYPPAVLNLGPEVIKKHLTQALENHDATAILQELPLLRGMQDKSGSIPILDSFVNTVLRYIIWMKVTSANILQLVVQPSTYDQELVVRIPLDMVAGLNTPLIKTIVEFQMSTEVQALIRVERSKNGPARLNLSDCSSNESTLRLSLLHKLSFVVNSLAKNVMNLLMPALPQIVKSHLCPVIQQAFDDMYEDFLRLTTAPIALSPGALEFDLLSPAIQDSNILFNLKAKLLDSQARVTNWFNGSATPLMETTPDRAPFSLTVRQDLVNAIVTTLIPQEELVILLRFVIPDVARQLQMDIKEINAEAANKLGPTQMLKIFTHSTPHIVLNEGGATAAQSVVLEVFPTNTDVRPFFSLGIEASYEAQFFIAENRLMLNFNNVSIERIKLMISDIKLFDPEVLKDTLTKILEYTLLPNENGKLRTGIPMSMPKALGYEKAMWSVSKGALKLTPASS, translated from the exons ATGCTCAAGGTGGCCTGCCCAAGTCTGGATGCAAGATATAAGGCTGGGTCTCCAAACTCACCACCGAGGAGAGGAGCAGGCAGACCCAGGACTCCAGCACATTCAG CCATGAAGATGACCAACCCATGGATCGTCAGCCTCCTGCTGGGAGCCACACTGGTCCAAGCTAACCTCTATCCTCCTGCAGTGCTCAACCTTGGCCCAGAAGTCATCAAGAAGC ACCTGACCCAGGCACTGGAGAACCACGATGCCACTGCCATCCTCCAGGAGTTGCCGCTGCTCAGAGGCATGCAAGATAAGTCTGGCAGCATCCCCATATTGGACAGCTTCGTGAACACTGTTCTGAGATACATCATCTG GATGAAGGTCACCTCTGCTAACATTCTCCAGCTGGTTGTGCAGCCTTCAACCTATGACCAGGAGCTGGTAGTCAGAATCCCCCTGGACATGGTGGCTGGATTAAACAC GCCACTGATCAAGACCATAGTGGAGTTCCAAATGAGCACCGAGGTCCAAGCCCTCATCCGGGTGGAGAGGAGCAAGAACGGCCCTGCCCGCCTGAACCTCAGTGACTGTTCCAGCAACGAGAGCACGCTGCGCCTCAGCCTGCTTCACAA GCTCTCCTTCGTGGTCAACTCCTTGGCAAAGAACGTTATGAATCTCCTGATGCCAGCCCTGCCCCAAATAGTGAAAAGCCAC CTGTGCCCTGTGATCCAGCAGGCCTTTGATGACATGTACGAAGACTTCCTGAGGCTGACCACAG CACCCATTGCCCTCAGCCCTGGAGCCCTGGAGTTTGACCTTCTGTCTCCTGCCATCCAGGACAGTAACATCCTGTTCAACCTGAAG GCCAAGCTGCTGGACTCACAGGCAAGGGTAACCAACTGGTTCAACGGCTCTGCGACTCCTCTGATGGAGACCACCCCAGACAGGGCCCCTTTCAGCCTGACTGTGAGGCAGGACCTAGTGAATGCCATTGTGACCACCCTGATCCCCCAGGAGGAGCTTGTAATCCTGCTCAGATTCGTG ATTCCTGATGTGGCCCGCCAGTTACAGATGGACATCAAGGAGATCAATGCAGAG GCAGCCAACAAGTTGGGGCCCACCCAGATGTTGAAGATCTTCACTCACAGCACCCCCCATATTGTGCTGAATGAGGGCGGTGCCACGGCAGCCCAAAGTGTTGTACTGGAAGTGTTCCCCACCAATACAGATGTCCGACCCTTCTTCTCTCTCGGCATT GAAGCCAGTTATGAAGCTCAGTTTTTCATAGCAGAAAACCGACTTATGCTCAACTTCAATAACGTCAG TATCGAGCGCATCAAGCTGATGATCTCGGATATCAAACTGTTCGAT CCTGAAGTCCTGAAGGACACTCTGACCAAGATCCTTGAGTACACATTGCTGCCCAATGAGAATG GCAAACTGAGGACTGGAATCCCCATGTCAATGCCCAAGGCCTTGGGGTATGAGAAAGCCATGTGGTCTGTGAGCAAG GGTGCCCTCAAGctcactccagcctcctcctag
- the Bpifb1 gene encoding BPI fold-containing family B member 1 precursor encodes MKMTNPWIVSLLLGATLVQANLYPPAVLNLGPEVIKKHLTQALENHDATAILQELPLLRGMQDKSGSIPILDSFVNTVLRYIIWMKVTSANILQLVVQPSTYDQELVVRIPLDMVAGLNTPLIKTIVEFQMSTEVQALIRVERSKNGPARLNLSDCSSNESTLRLSLLHKLSFVVNSLAKNVMNLLMPALPQIVKSHLCPVIQQAFDDMYEDFLRLTTAPIALSPGALEFDLLSPAIQDSNILFNLKAKLLDSQARVTNWFNGSATPLMETTPDRAPFSLTVRQDLVNAIVTTLIPQEELVILLRFVIPDVARQLQMDIKEINAEAANKLGPTQMLKIFTHSTPHIVLNEGGATAAQSVVLEVFPTNTDVRPFFSLGIEASYEAQFFIAENRLMLNFNNVSIERIKLMISDIKLFDPEVLKDTLTKILEYTLLPNENGKLRTGIPMSMPKALGYEKAMWSVSKGALKLTPASS; translated from the exons ATGAAGATGACCAACCCATGGATCGTCAGCCTCCTGCTGGGAGCCACACTGGTCCAAGCTAACCTCTATCCTCCTGCAGTGCTCAACCTTGGCCCAGAAGTCATCAAGAAGC ACCTGACCCAGGCACTGGAGAACCACGATGCCACTGCCATCCTCCAGGAGTTGCCGCTGCTCAGAGGCATGCAAGATAAGTCTGGCAGCATCCCCATATTGGACAGCTTCGTGAACACTGTTCTGAGATACATCATCTG GATGAAGGTCACCTCTGCTAACATTCTCCAGCTGGTTGTGCAGCCTTCAACCTATGACCAGGAGCTGGTAGTCAGAATCCCCCTGGACATGGTGGCTGGATTAAACAC GCCACTGATCAAGACCATAGTGGAGTTCCAAATGAGCACCGAGGTCCAAGCCCTCATCCGGGTGGAGAGGAGCAAGAACGGCCCTGCCCGCCTGAACCTCAGTGACTGTTCCAGCAACGAGAGCACGCTGCGCCTCAGCCTGCTTCACAA GCTCTCCTTCGTGGTCAACTCCTTGGCAAAGAACGTTATGAATCTCCTGATGCCAGCCCTGCCCCAAATAGTGAAAAGCCAC CTGTGCCCTGTGATCCAGCAGGCCTTTGATGACATGTACGAAGACTTCCTGAGGCTGACCACAG CACCCATTGCCCTCAGCCCTGGAGCCCTGGAGTTTGACCTTCTGTCTCCTGCCATCCAGGACAGTAACATCCTGTTCAACCTGAAG GCCAAGCTGCTGGACTCACAGGCAAGGGTAACCAACTGGTTCAACGGCTCTGCGACTCCTCTGATGGAGACCACCCCAGACAGGGCCCCTTTCAGCCTGACTGTGAGGCAGGACCTAGTGAATGCCATTGTGACCACCCTGATCCCCCAGGAGGAGCTTGTAATCCTGCTCAGATTCGTG ATTCCTGATGTGGCCCGCCAGTTACAGATGGACATCAAGGAGATCAATGCAGAG GCAGCCAACAAGTTGGGGCCCACCCAGATGTTGAAGATCTTCACTCACAGCACCCCCCATATTGTGCTGAATGAGGGCGGTGCCACGGCAGCCCAAAGTGTTGTACTGGAAGTGTTCCCCACCAATACAGATGTCCGACCCTTCTTCTCTCTCGGCATT GAAGCCAGTTATGAAGCTCAGTTTTTCATAGCAGAAAACCGACTTATGCTCAACTTCAATAACGTCAG TATCGAGCGCATCAAGCTGATGATCTCGGATATCAAACTGTTCGAT CCTGAAGTCCTGAAGGACACTCTGACCAAGATCCTTGAGTACACATTGCTGCCCAATGAGAATG GCAAACTGAGGACTGGAATCCCCATGTCAATGCCCAAGGCCTTGGGGTATGAGAAAGCCATGTGGTCTGTGAGCAAG GGTGCCCTCAAGctcactccagcctcctcctag
- the Bpifb5 gene encoding uncharacterized protein Bpifb5 produces MALRVPGENVSSHFHAAGSEGRMLLLLCALLFCWGMLPQARGMTHGPLFLRINKTQLETDISDLLLEYQVLKGVIRMTVTGSPSEGVSVLDRLPFVRKELVKKKSGLDLSLVGDLLSGKTIPELKKLLETAGLVIEDAKGPEVTLEILSDSLLQITLRCKLYLSLLESLWLEAIKNIRIGVRLEQIGNKTRVAFEDCHTPPGSLSIEILKRSDTLLPNQLLELVADTLDGSLPFFLQKIVCPVTTNLINFLLEDMLHIILPPVISDPNDFQYYLTTTEFTEGAILMRVELVTPCGPHQRPPRSEHVVLPPLPGLSQNSMADFAFWLEIYNDILACLYTSQEIFIEPQDSSEVGLWQLLSLRSSQSQPGAYNLTRGSLGLIISAPQPPTVHLDGCRTTVTQQGLLTLQGTNNASSGAVAWQLLCKGVFSSGSQKQQLQVTPHGAVVTLGSYPTIMEKQGEYLKALLLAVLKRWFLPHHNKWLREHSLPLANIKGISFSHAQMDFSEDYILLTVPE; encoded by the exons ATGGCACTGCGGGTCCCTGGAGAGAACGTAAGCTCTCACTTCCACGCTGCAGGTTCTGAAGGgaggatgctgctgctgctgtgtgcacTGCTGTTCTGCTGGGGGATGCTGCCCCAAGCCCGAGGGATGACCCATGGCCCTCTCTTCCTGCGGATCAACAAGACCCAGCTGGAAACAG ACATCTCAGATCTACTATTAGAGTACCAGGTCCTGAAGGGTGTGATCAGGATGACTGTGACTGGATCCCCAAGTGAGGGTGTGTCTGTCCTGGACCGCCTGCCCTTTGTCAGAAAGGAGCTTGTCAAGAAGAAGAGTGGGCTGGACCTGTCACTCGTAGGGGACCTGCTGTCTGGGAAGACTATCCCTGAGCTGAAGAAGTTGCTGGAGACAGCCGG GTTGGTCATAGAAGATGCCAAGGGACCAGAAGTCACCCTGGAAATTCTAAGTGACAGCCTTCTGCAGATCACACTGCGCTGCAAACTGTACCTCTCACTCCTGGA GAGCCTATGGCTGGAAGCCATCAAGAATATACGCATTGGAGTACGGCTAGAACAGATAGGGAACAAGACCCGAGTAGCCTTCGAGGATTGCCACACGCCACCCGGAAGCCTGAGCATTGAGATCTTGAAACg ATCAGACACCTTGTTGCCAAACCAACTGCTGGAACTGGTGGCAGACACCCTGGATGGATCCCTGCCCTTTTTCCTGCAGAAGATA GTGTGCCCTGTGACCACAAACCTGATCAACTTCCTGCTGGAAGACATGCTACACATCATTCTTC CTCCTGTCATCTCTGATCCCAATGATTTCCAGTACTATTTGACCaccacagagttcacagaaggagCCATCCTGATGAGAGTGGAG CTTGTGACTCCCTGTGGCCCACACCAGAGGCCCCCCAGGTCAGAGCACGTGGTTCTCCCACCTCTCCCAGGATTATCCCAGAACAGCATGGCAGACTTTGCCTTTTGGCTAGAAATCTACAATGACATCCTGGCCTGCCTCTACACCAGTCAGGAGATCTTCATAGAGCCCCAGGATTCCTCG GAAGTTGGCCTGTGGCAACTGCTGTCCCTGAGAAGCTCACAGTCCCAGCCAGGG GCTTATAATCTGACCAGAGGGAGCCTGGGCCTGATCATTAGCGCCCCACAACCCCCTACTGTCCACCTTGATGGCTGCAGGACCACCGTCACCCAGCAGGGCTTACTGACGCTGCAGGGGACCAACAATGCCTCCTCTGGGGCAGTTGCCTGG CAACTCCTCTGCAAAGGCGTGTTCTCCTCAGGGAGTCAGAAACAGCAACTCCAGGTCACACCACATGG AGCTGTGGTCACTTTGGGCTCCTACCCTACCATCATGGAGAAGCAG GGAGAGTACCTGAAGGCCTTGCTGTTGGCTGTCCTGAAGAGGTGGTTCCTGCCTCATCACAACA